Genomic segment of Lepus europaeus isolate LE1 chromosome 6, mLepTim1.pri, whole genome shotgun sequence:
CACAGTGAGAGGGTGGCGGGGAACGGCTCTCGCTGGGAATGACCAAACATGGCGGTCCTCCGAGGACAGTCCATCCCCTACTGGCATCTAGATCCTACAGGGGCGTGGCTACAGAAAggggcctcccaggggctgcttttctttctccttgacAACCTCAGTCTAGCCGCTCTCTGAGTCAGGGAGCATAGGGGGGCGGCTTCTCcccggggaggagggaggcagctgcAGAGCGGGGTGCCGCCTGGGGAGGgcggcctgggccacagctgagctgggagggaggctgcGTGTCCTCGCACACAGGGAGGCCGGTGCTCGGCTGCAAGGAAACAGAGAGACCCTCAGTCAGCAGGTGCGGCTACTATGGGCCACCTCACCTGGGGCATGCCCACGCCGCACAGCGCCCGCCTCACCAGAGCCCGGAGGGGGCCCCTGGGCACAGCACCGCCTCCGGCACTGCAAGGAGCCGTGTCCTGGGGGTGGTGCTCAAGTACACCCGGGCCCCTCCTGGCAGCCACTGGTCTTTGGGGGCATGGGACGCTCCCTGAGCACTCACATGTCCGACAGTGGGAGGGTCACTCCTGGGTCAGGGTGGCCGGGCCGCGGTGCCACCAGCGGTGTGGTCAGACCTCATGGAGATGCAAAGCCTCCTGTGGGCGGGCCTTGTCCACAGGTGAGACCGCTGAGGGGATTAGGCCTCCGGGCTCGGCTGGGGCTCAGCCCAGGGCCTGCGCTGAGCCCTGGGCTTGCAGCCTGCACAGCCACGTGAGCCATGCAGTAACACGGATCTCGCTCCCTTTCTTTGTACATggggtgcatgtgtgtacacacatgtgaccatgcatatgtatatgtcaCAATATGCATATATGTGCACATGTGGATGCTGTGTCCGtgtacatacatgcatgcatCTACATGTGACTGTGTGTATATTCTGTGTAGCCATGGCATTcatgtgtgcattgtgtgtatCGACATGTGACTGTGACTGTGTGTTGTGTTAGTGTATCCCTGGCTGTGTGTGCTcacgtgtgcatgtgtttgtgtgtataagtgcatgtgtgtatgtgtgcatatgtgtttgtATTTACATGTGATTACACATGTGTATTGTATTAGTGTATCCATGGCTGTGTGTGCTCAAGTgttcatgtgtttgtgtgtatatgtgcacacgtgtgtttgtATCTACATGTGATTGCACATGTATATGTGCTTGTGTacctgtggctgtgtgtgcatatgtgtgtgcacattggTCCACCAATCCCACAAGCCAAGACCGTGTTCTTGGAGGGAGACCCCGGACACCCACACGGAgccacttccctcccagcccgCAGGGCACCACCAGAGCAGGGCTCGTGGTcagagtccagcctcagctgggGCCAGGCGGTGCTGTGCCCTGTCCACAGTCTGTGCCCTGCCCTTCAGCCAGACCTGCCTGAGCAGTCACAGGCACcagacaggagggaggggctggcaggacCACGGTGCTCCCCACAGTTGTCCCCAGGGGTAACTGGTGGGACAAGAGCTGGCTACGAGGACTGCGCAGTGCCAGTCAGTATCTGTGCCCAAAGGCTGCCGAGGCAGCACACTGTGTGCTCACGTGGCTGTGCCTCACCATGAAGGATGAGAAGGGCAGGGCTCCCAGGGACAGAGCCCCTCCCTGACGGCACCCCGAGGCGGTGACAGGAAGCCCCTGGGGAGGGCGACGGCCCAAGATGCCTGCCCTGGAGTGACCGCTGCAGTGACCATCTGTAGACACCCTGATCACATCCTAACTCCAGGGAATGctccttcccaggtcacagaaaCGGGGactcgcctcccccccccccagccaggccTCTCCCAGGGTCAGGAGTCGCCCACAGCCCCAGTGTCCCCAGGAGGCCCCGCCTCCACAGCACAGGCAGCGGGCACAcctggtgcacctgctcctcctgcaAACTTCAGAGGCGGGAGCCTGGCTTCACCTTCAAGGTGAGCAGAGGAAACCAAGACCTGAGAGAAGGGCCCTGTCCTCCTGGTGGGGCTCCAATGACAGGGCCAGGGTCTCGCCTCCCCCAGCCCATAGCACTGCCCAGCCCCACAGAGCAGAGGGGGCtgcaccctgcccccacctggcTGCTCCCTGTCAGGTCTCCAACCCGGGCTCCCTCTGGCTGAgagtggggctggggtagggctACACACATGAACCATCCCCTCTGTCAGCCAGGCTAACCTCCTGCCAACCACCGGCCCCGTCGTCCTTCAGAGCAAGTGGCCCTGTGTGTTtcaccctctgcctgctgctgggcTACACAGGTCACCGACCAGAGCTCCCTGCATGGCACAACACTGCTTCCACCGCCAGAGGACAGGGGAGAGAGCCTGGCACCGGGCACGGCGTGGGCAGAGCCTCTCCAGCCCAGGATGCCTGGACTTGTGCAGGCCAGGAGTGCCCGTCGGGCACCCCCCACAGAGGAGAACTGGCCATGAATGTCCAAAGTGCCGGGTCCAGAGAAGTGCTATTTTACCCACAACATCCTAGAGGCACATAACGAAGCAGCTGCAGCCAGGGGTGGACATAAAAGGGCCACATGCCCACTCTTGAGCAGACCACAGCTTCCCAGTGCCCACCACCAGACCACGGCCTCCCAGCATCCACCACGCAGACCATGGCCTCTAGCGTCCACTGCAGAGAACACAGCCTCCCAGTGTCCATTGCAGAAAACACAGCCTCCCAGTGTCCACCACACAAACCACGGCCTCCCAGTGTCCACTGCACAGACCATGGCCTCCCAGTGTCCACTGCACAGACCATGAACTCCCAGTATCCACCACACAgactactgcctcccagtgtccactGCACAGACCATGGCCTCCAAGTGTCCACTGCACAGACCATGAACTCCCAGTGTCCACTGCAAAGACCACAGCCTCCCAGTGTCCACCACACAAACCACGGCCTCCCAGTGTCCACTGCACAGACCATGGCCTCCCAGTGTCCACTGCACAGACCATGGCCTCCCAGTGTCCACTGCACAGACCATGGCCTCCCAGTGTCCACCGCACAAACCCAGCCTCCCAGTGTCCACTGCACAGACCATGGCCTCCAAGTGTCCACTGCACAGACCATGAACTCCCAGTGTCCACTGCATAGACCACAGCCTCCCAGTGTCCACTGTGCAGACCATGGACTCCCAGGGCCCTCCTCCCAGTGTGCAAGGTCTTGCTGCTGCTCTGGGTTGAATTCTGCACGTTGGACATCGGCAACTTCACACGGCAAAGCGGTCTGTGCTCAGGGACACCCAGGCGCCCTGGCCTCCTGCTCTGGCTGGCGTGGAGATCTCATGGAACGCAAGGTGATCTCCAGGGCCATGGCACAAAGACCCCAAAATGTCAGTTTGGGTCACTTCAGCCACCCCTCCCAGGTTCCCCTGAGCTCCTCGCCAGCCAGGGTGGGCTGGGCCTCCCAGGCTCACCTGCACCCGCCAGGGAGGCCCAGGTCCACAGCCTCctccaacaccagcccctcccaacCAGCAGTAGCGAGGTCCTacctggagaggcagagggaaggacgAGCAGCTTGGGAGAGCGGGTGGCGAGCAGAAGCCGGTGTAGGCCAGGAGCTGCTGGGCAGGGTTATACAGCatctggggtggggaggatgggCCGTAGGCCAGCTGGGACAGAGGCACCTGCCAAGAGGACAGACAGGCAGTTGGCTGACCGCTGCCCCACTGAGACCCAGCCCACTAAAGAGGGAGCAGCCTGCACCCTGGCCACACCAAGGGAGCCCAAGGCCTCCATGGCTTCACCGTCTCCTTCCTGATAGGAAACCATGGAGAAGAAAGGggccaggctggcaccgtggctcaacaggctaatcctccgcctagcggcgtcggcacaccgggttctagtcctggttggggtgccggattctgtcccggttgcccctcttccaggccagctctctgctgtggcccgggagtgcagtggaggatggcccaggtacttgggccctgtaccccatgggccctgcaccccatgggagagcaggagaagcacctggctcctgccttcggatcagtgtggtgcgccggccacagcgcaccggccgcggcgaccactggagggtgaaccaacggcaaaggaagacctttctctctgtctctcactctgcctgtcaaaaaaaaaaaaaaaagaaaagaaaaaaagaaaggggccGGACacggggcaggagcccaggcaaggTCCCATGTCCCCAGCAGTGTCCACTGCACAGACCACAGTCTCCCAGTGTCCACCACACAGACCATGGCCTCCCAGTGTCCACTGCACAGACCATGGCTTCCCAGTGTCCACCGCACAAACCCAGCCTCCCAGTGTCCACTGCACAGACCACGGTCTCCCAGTGTCCACCACACAGACCATGGCCTCCCAGTGTCCACTGCACAGACCATGGCCTCCCAGTGTCCACTGCACAGACCACGGCCTCCCAGTATCCACTGCACAGACCATGGCCTCCCAGTGTCCACCGCACAAACCCAGCCTCCCAGTGTCCACCGCACAGACCATGGCCTCCCAGTGTCCACCGCACAAACCCAGCCTCCCAGTGTCCACTGCAGACCACGGCCTCCCAGTGTCCACTGCACAGACCATGGCCTCCCAGTGTCCACTGCACAGACCATGGCCTCCCAGTGTCCACCGCACAAACCCAGCCTCCCAGTGTCCACTGCACAGACCACGGTCTCCCAGTGTCCACTGCACAGACCACAGTCTCCCAGTGTCCACTGCACAGACCATGGCCTCCCAGTGTCCACCACACAAACCCAGCCTCCCAGTGTCCACTGCAGACCACGGCCTCCACAGCCAGGAACCCCGCAGGCTGAGGCAGCAAAGCTACGGGAGCCTCCGGCTGGAGTAGGGGTTCTGGGCGAGAGAGGATAGGCAGGCAGGGGTCTACGGGGCCTCCAGGCACGCGGGGTGGACAGCACCCAAGATTAGAGTGCTCGCACACAGGGCGCCCTCACGGCGGCTGTTTCTTAACTGGGCACGGGGCCCTGCCCATCAGGGCTCAGCTGTGGGCACGGCTCTCAGTTGACACAGGCCTCAGTTCCCCCACCGCGGGGGCAGGCGCCACTCACCATGTCCTTGAAGGCACCCAGGACGGCGGCCGTGACAATGCCCAGGAGCAGGCCCAAGACGTTCAGCGTCGCAGAGGCCCAGAGCAGTCGGTACAGGTGGACCACGTCCTGGCAGCCACGCACGCCCACAAACTCGTAGTAGGTGGGCGGGTGCCCTGCGCTGCacatggtggggtggggaggaatggCCGCGTcagcccctgggctgggcagggtcgGCACTGAGTCTTGAGGGCCTGGGGAGAGGCCTCTGCACTTGAGACAGCAGAGTGAGGGGCAGGCCTGGGACCACCCACTCCACCTGGCTCACAGGTGAGCAGCAAATGGGGCCTCTGCGGATGGCAGCAGGGGGCTGACGGCCCGGCTCAGCCGCCTCCGTCTTGTCTCCCAGCAGCGACACCAGCGAGGGCTCGGTGCCCGCACTGGGAAAGGAGTCAAGGTCACAGGCGGAGGGGTCCTCAAACCCCTGCCCTGAGGGGGTCAATgctgggggcaggctgggggctctCCCAGGCATGtgatggccaggggctggccaggTTTGATTGCTTCCCCAGCACATACTGGCTGTGTGCCCTTGGACCCAGTGAAATGGACCCAGTGTCACTGTTGATGCAGGTGCTgccaggggggaggggcagcaggagggAAGGGGGTGGCCCAGGGGTGGGCGCTGTGTGCAGGTGTGCATTACCTGTTGCAGGTGTAGAGGTCACAGCAGTAGCAGGTGTTGCTCCTCACCCTCAGCTGGCACTTGCCACTCAATGAGTGACAGGTGACCTGAGGACAGAGACCCGGGCAGTTGCATCCCTGAGTGCTCACAGCCCCGTCCCCACCCTGATGGgccaggacccagctgcttggcCCAGCCAGTCCTCAGCGCTGTTCCTGACCTCCCTGGTTCCAGGAGCAGCCGGTGGGGGCGACAGGACCCCCCTCAGGAATTCGCCATGATTGAGTCCGGCTCAGCCATAGGAAGGGCGGCTGGGGGTCGTGGGCCTGGTCTGAGAGGCCCTGTTAACCACAGTCCCGAGAACACTGAAGGAAGTCCCCACCTCTCCATGGCCCAGGAGCGGGGGGAGGCAGCCTGAGCCGCACTGAAAACaggtcccctgccccctcccacaggGCTGCGAGGCCTGGTTGGCCTTGGGAAGAGACCCTGGCCAGCAGCAGAGGCCATGCAGGCCCTCGCCCAGACGTGCCTCTCTGCAGCGTCTCTGCGGGGTCCGGAACGAGCACAGGGGTGTTAGCACCGCCGCTGTCCAGAAAGCCGCTGGGCACTGGTGTGCGACAGCCAGCCAGGGCAGCCGCGTGTCACAGGAGCAAACGATCCACAGCTGTGGTCCCAAAGCCAGCAGGGACGATCAGGTGTGGAGAGCCAGGGACCCAGAAACCAGGGGATCAGGGCAAAGCCACGGCGTGCAGAACCGCTGGACCAGCACACTCAGACGCCCACGGAGGGCACGGCAGCGCGTTCGCCGGGTGGAGCCAGGCCTCACCTCTGTCTGGTAGACGTCGTACAGGTACCCTGCCCCACTGGAGTAGAACTGGCACCTGCCCGCGGTGAGCGGCCTCAGCTCCTGGGGAAAGACACACGGTCCAGAGTGGCCAGACCTGATCCCACCTGCTCAGAACCCACGGCGGagaggccagcagcagccagagcctgCACATGGGGAAGAGCTGCCCAGCTCCTCTGGGGACAGCCGGGCCGCTTGTCCAGCCCGCTGTGGCTGGCCGGACACAGCCCTGTCCATCCACACAGGAAGGGGAGGGCTGTTAGACGGTTGGACGGCATCTGTGCAGCTCTACGCCATGGACACCATGGCTCTCGCCTCTTCCTAAAAGCACAATAGTTTCCCTTCTAGGAAGGGAGCAGGAAGAGCTAATTCCTTCATCCATCAAACTAGCCAAGTGTCCACCCGCCCACCCAGACATCTCACCGTCCCCCCACTCAGTCATCTACAGGTtcacccatccacacacacatctCTGTTCACCAtccattcctccttccttccagCCACCCCCATccatccagccagccagccagccatccaCTCAGCCATGCCCCTATCAATGGCCCCCATCCAACTGCGCTGACTTGGTTATGAGTTCATGTGGCCCCAAAGTCTTACATTAATGGACAGCAGGTTATATCAGCAGCCAATCCATTAAGGGAGGAGCTGATCTGATtagggcatctggagagtgggcCCAGGGCCCCGGTCCTTGGGACCACCCTCCGAAGGGCGCTCTCTGAGAGGGTCGGCTATGAAAGCTGAGtgaggcccagccccctcccctcccttccactcCCCCACCGCCTCGCCGTGCGGCCATTTCTCTGCAAACACTTCCCACTGCAGCCAGCTTCGCAAGGCCACCCACTCTGTGCACCTCGAAACTGCGACCCAGAATAAACCTGCTCCCCTGCCAAGCACCGCTCCCTGGGTATTGCAACTCAAGTGGCAAGAGCTGGCGACGCACCCACTGCCCACCGCCCATCCCAGGGCTCCAGATAGTGGCCCTTGCTGCAAGCGAGCCACAGAGCAGTGCAGGGGGCAGGCCGACCCGTGGCCGAGGGCAGCGGGGCGCACAGGAGCTGTGGGGCCCAGCACCTACGCTTAGTCTCATGTCTGCGTTAGTTCTGCTTCTTGGAGCACTCCTGCCTTGATCTAAGGAAAGAGTGGAAAAGTTGTGGGGACACTGGCGACACAAGAGGACCGCCGtcacctgctcctgcctcctgcagccACCGCCGTGGGCACCACAGGGCAGCCAGGTCCCCGGGGACACCGCAGGGGGAAAACAGAGCCAAATATCTGCCCTGTGTGTTTGTCTTTCCCTGGACAAGACCGTGGTGGTGCTGAGGTCAGCGTGTGTCCACCTGAGCGGCGGGCTCTGGCCATCTTGGGATGTCTATGCCCTTGACGGTGGCTATTCAGGCAGGGACAGGGCCCAACCCAGCAGAAACTGACTCGGAACAGGACAGCCCCTCCTCCACGCAGCATGGCCAGGCCTGCTGCAGTGTCCTGCTAACTGAGTGAGGGCCACGGGAGAGGCCCAGGTCCCCTGCATTGTCCTCCGTGGAGCTGCTGTACCTCTGCTCTTCCCACCAGGGGACGCAGCCAACTTCTTGAGCATCAAAGCCAGGGGGGTTGCGAAGAGCAGCAGGTGCCTCCACCTGCACCCCACCTGGTGCCCACACCCCTCGGGCAGGTTGCTGTGTTGTCCActcatggccacagctgggcaaaGGGCTGCCTGGGGGCCACTCAGCAGCAGCACCACCACCTCCTGTGTGGCTTGGAGAAGGCCCCGGGAGACCAGTGGCAGACACACATGCTCACCTGGGGACCTCAGCCCACAGGCCTCAAAGTTGGCTGGCGCCAGGCGCCAGCAGCCCAGCCCTCCCAGTGACCAGGCGAGGGCAGCACCTCTCATGTGGACTCCACCAGGCTCCGGCTCTGGGGGatgaaggcccccaggcccgcactggctctggctccagctcctgccctgggtCAGAGGTGCTGCCCCACTGCAGCCATACCACCCCATCCAGCATCAGTGCCCAGGGAATCCAGCCGGCCCCATCTGACAGCTCTCACAGCTCTCTCCCGACCTGTTCACAGCGGTGCCAGTGCCTGTGCCCTGTGACCCAGAAAGCTCGAAGCTCTGAGCCGTGACTTGCTGCCCGGTCTGGATGTGGTCCCTGGGAGGTCACCCTCACGCCTCGCTGGCCTGCCCAGGACTACGCCTGCCTCAGGCTCTGGCGACGGCGGCCCCAGGGGTTTCTGTAAATCGGTCTCCCCAGACAGGACGCCGGGGCTGGGCTGCGTTTtctgccccacacctgccaccTGAGCAGGACGAGGTAATTCTCAGTTTGAACTGGGTGTGACCAGCAAGCTTGGTTTTGAATTTACAGTGAGACTGGAAGCACATGTCTCCAGGGAAGCCACACCACCTCTGGGTGACCCAGAGAGGGGCCCCCCCTTCCTCCAGGGTCTCAGGGCATTCCGTGTGGCCCTGGGAAATCCCCTGACTGTCAGCACACCCCCCGTCACCTGGCTGAGATCCCGTGTGGCTCTGTGGGTCCTCCAACAGTCAGCACATCCCCCGTCACCTGGCTGAGATCCCGTGTGGCTCTGTGGGTCCTCCAACAGTCAGCACATCCCCCCGTCGCCTGGCTGAGATCCCGTGTAGTTCTGTGGATCCTCCAAcagtcagcacacacacacacacacacctgtcaccCAGCTGAGATTCGTGTGGCTCTGTGGATCCTAAAACAGTCAGCACCCCCCGTCACCTGGCTGAGATCCCGTGTGGCTCTGTGGATCCTCCAACAGTCAGCACATCCCCCTGTCACTCGGCTGAGATTCATGTGGCTCTGTGGATCCTCCAACAGTCAGCACATCCCCCCATCACCCGGCTGAGATCCCGTGTGGCTCTTTGGATCCTCCAACagtcagtacacacacacacgcctgtcACCCGGCTGAGATGCCATGTGGC
This window contains:
- the TMEM255B gene encoding transmembrane protein 255B, with protein sequence MQPPAPPVPGQLALLETTEGFEKRKRTALWFVGSLLGVSILILIVGLAATTRTENVTVGGYYPGIILGFGSFLGLVGITLVENRRQMLVAAIVFISFGVVAAFCCAVVDGVFAARHIELRPLTAGRCQFYSSGAGYLYDVYQTEVTCHSLSGKCQLRVRSNTCYCCDLYTCNSAGHPPTYYEFVGVRGCQDVVHLYRLLWASATLNVLGLLLGIVTAAVLGAFKDMVPLSQLAYGPSSPPQMLYNPAQQLLAYTGFCSPPALPSCSSFPLPLQPSTGLPVCEDTQPPSQLSCGPGRPPQAAPRSAAASLLPGEKPPPYAP